In Geminocystis sp. NIES-3708, a single window of DNA contains:
- the tsf gene encoding translation elongation factor Ts — protein sequence MAEISAKLVKELRDKTNAGMMDCKKALVENDGDVAKATEWLRQKGITSAEKKAGRVAAEGIVESYIHTGGRIGVIVEVNCETDFVARREDFQSLAKNVAMQIAACPNVEYVKIDDIPEDIVAKEKEIEMGRDDLGNKPENIKEKIVEGRIQKRLGEMCLLSQPYIRDQAITVEELITQQISKIGENIQVRRFTRFVLGEGIEKQETNFAEEVAAQAGLK from the coding sequence ATGGCTGAAATATCTGCAAAATTAGTAAAAGAACTTAGAGACAAGACTAATGCGGGGATGATGGATTGTAAAAAAGCCCTCGTAGAAAATGATGGTGATGTAGCAAAAGCCACTGAATGGTTGCGTCAAAAAGGTATTACCTCTGCTGAGAAAAAAGCTGGTAGAGTTGCCGCCGAAGGTATCGTCGAAAGTTATATTCATACTGGTGGTAGAATTGGTGTTATTGTTGAAGTCAACTGCGAGACAGACTTCGTTGCCCGTAGAGAAGATTTCCAATCTTTAGCCAAAAATGTCGCTATGCAAATTGCAGCTTGTCCTAATGTTGAGTATGTTAAGATTGATGATATTCCTGAAGATATCGTTGCGAAGGAAAAAGAAATTGAAATGGGTAGAGATGATTTAGGTAATAAACCTGAAAATATTAAAGAAAAAATCGTTGAAGGTAGAATTCAAAAGCGTTTGGGAGAAATGTGTTTACTCAGTCAACCCTATATTCGTGATCAAGCTATCACCGTAGAAGAATTAATTACTCAACAAATTTCTAAGATTGGTGAAAATATTCAAGTACGTCGTTTCACCCGTTTTGTCTTAGGAGAAGGCATCGAAAAACAAGAAACTAATTTTGCTGAAGAAGTTGCCGCTCAAGCAGGACTTAAATAA
- the pth gene encoding aminoacyl-tRNA hydrolase → MSEKNIVIPEVIIGLGNPEKKYEKTRHNIGFEIVDYLADKWGFSWQKNTKFNALFCEGISPNRRKIRLVKPLTYMNLSGQSVRAVLDWYKLDAESSLVIYDDMDLPFGKIRLRLSGSAGGHNGMKSIISHVGTQKFSRFRIGIGKSEHKEVTVSHVLGKFSKTEAKVIEELMMLSHDAICLSLRDGVEKAMSLYNQKFVSIEDSLTIEKENN, encoded by the coding sequence ATGAGTGAGAAAAATATAGTTATTCCTGAAGTAATAATTGGTTTAGGAAATCCAGAAAAAAAATACGAAAAAACTAGACATAATATTGGTTTTGAAATAGTAGATTACTTAGCTGATAAGTGGGGTTTTAGTTGGCAAAAAAATACTAAATTTAATGCTTTATTTTGTGAAGGAATTTCACCTAATCGCCGCAAAATTAGATTAGTAAAACCGCTAACTTACATGAATCTATCAGGTCAATCTGTAAGAGCAGTATTAGACTGGTATAAGTTGGATGCTGAATCAAGTTTAGTCATCTATGATGATATGGATTTACCTTTTGGCAAAATTAGATTAAGATTATCAGGCTCAGCAGGTGGACATAACGGCATGAAATCAATCATTTCTCATGTTGGCACTCAAAAATTTTCTCGTTTTCGCATCGGTATCGGCAAATCTGAACATAAAGAGGTAACAGTTAGTCATGTTTTAGGTAAATTTTCTAAAACTGAAGCAAAAGTTATTGAGGAATTAATGATGTTAAGTCATGATGCCATCTGTCTGAGCTTAAGAGATGGTGTTGAGAAAGCTATGAGTCTTTATAATCAAAAGTTTGTGAGTATTGAAGATAGCCTGACCATTGAAAAAGAAAACAATTAA
- a CDS encoding ribonucleotide-diphosphate reductase subunit beta, translating into MPLTPIFNPSGDDRIENRTVWFGNTTNLMQLNDVRYSWAIGLYQQMRENFWIPQKLDITQDVTDYWNLTSEERRAFEGILSYLTFLDSVQTCNIPHLKSSITAPEISLCMAEQISQEGMHNHAYQYMIETIIPSDKRDQVYDFWRTDKVLSARCEFIAGFYQKYIDNPTKENYFIALLSDYLLEGLYFYNGFIYFYNLAARMLMPGSADIFKMINRDELSHVRLYQKLIPEAMQTFNYSLDQIYEMFDTAVQHECKWTNHIVGNNILGITESSTERYTKYLANIRLRAIGLDPLYTEPLYSKSPYTHLEKFSDTKKEGNTKANFFEASVTSYMMSSGVSGWDEI; encoded by the coding sequence ATGCCTCTAACTCCGATTTTTAATCCGAGTGGTGATGATCGCATAGAAAATAGAACTGTTTGGTTTGGTAATACAACTAACTTGATGCAATTGAATGACGTTCGCTATTCATGGGCAATTGGTTTATATCAGCAGATGAGAGAAAATTTTTGGATTCCCCAGAAACTTGATATAACACAAGATGTTACTGATTATTGGAATTTAACCAGTGAAGAACGTCGTGCTTTTGAAGGAATTTTATCTTATTTAACTTTTTTAGACTCCGTTCAAACTTGCAATATTCCCCATTTAAAAAGCTCTATTACAGCCCCTGAAATTAGTCTATGTATGGCGGAGCAAATATCTCAAGAAGGAATGCACAATCACGCCTATCAGTACATGATTGAGACGATTATTCCTAGTGATAAAAGAGATCAAGTTTATGATTTTTGGCGCACAGATAAAGTTTTATCAGCAAGATGTGAATTTATTGCAGGATTTTATCAAAAATATATTGATAATCCCACAAAAGAAAATTATTTTATTGCTCTTTTAAGTGATTATTTATTAGAAGGCTTATACTTTTATAATGGCTTTATTTATTTCTACAATTTAGCCGCTAGAATGTTAATGCCGGGTTCTGCTGATATATTTAAAATGATTAATCGTGATGAATTAAGTCATGTGAGATTATATCAAAAATTGATCCCCGAAGCAATGCAAACATTTAACTATTCTTTAGATCAAATTTATGAAATGTTTGATACAGCAGTACAACATGAGTGCAAATGGACTAATCATATTGTCGGTAATAACATTTTAGGTATTACAGAATCTAGTACTGAGCGTTATACTAAATACCTTGCCAATATTCGTTTAAGAGCAATTGGCTTAGATCCCCTTTACACTGAGCCTCTCTATAGCAAAAGTCCTTATACTCATCTTGAAAAATTCTCTGACACCAAAAAAGAAGGTAACACCAAAGCAAATTTCTTTGAGGCTAGTGTTACCAGTTATATGATGTCCTCTGGGGTTTCTGGTTGGGATGAAATCTAA